The Synechococcus sp. WH 8101 sequence CGAGCATCGCGACTGCAGCGAAGAGCAACGACGCAACACGCTCACCAATGCGGGGATCTACTGCTTCAACTGGCGACAGCTGGCGCGGGTGTTGCCGCAACTCAGCACCGACAACGACCAGGGAGAGCTCTATCTCACCGACACCGTGGCGATGCTGGCCAAAGCCATGCATGTGGAGGTGGCCGATCCCGATGAGGTGAACGGCATCAACAACCGGCAACAGCTGGCCCAGTGCGAAGGGCTGCTGCAGGAGCGCCTGCGACAGCACTGGATGGCGGAAGGCGTCACCTTCATCGATCCCGCCAGCTGCACCCTGAGTGAGGAGTGCCACTTCGGCAGAGACGTGGTGATCGAACCGCAGACCCATCTGCGTGGACGCTGCCGGATCGGCGACAACTGTCGACTCGGACCCGGAAGCATGCTGGAGGATGCAGTCCTGGGTTGCGATGTGACCGTGCTGCAGTCGGTGGTGCGCGGAGCCACCGCGGGCGATGGGGTGGCGATCGGCCCCTTTGCCCACCTCAGGCCGGCCGCGGAGATCGGCGATCAGTGCCGGATCGGCAACTTTGTGGAGGTGAAAAAGAGTGTGCTCGGCAGCGGCAGCAAGGTGAATCACCTCAGTTACATCGGCGATGCCGAACTGGGCCGGGATGTGAATGTGGGGGCGGGCACCATCACCGCCAATTACGACGGCGTCAACAAACACCGCACCGTG is a genomic window containing:
- the glmU gene encoding bifunctional UDP-N-acetylglucosamine diphosphorylase/glucosamine-1-phosphate N-acetyltransferase GlmU; the protein is MLAVAVLAAGKGTRMKSALPKVLQPLAGATLVERVLASARRLQPERRLLIVGHQAERVEQQLSHVEGLDFVLQQPQNGTGHAVQQLLEPLSDFDGELLVLNGDVPLLREETVEQLVATHRSSGADVTLLTARLADPTGYGRVFADAEGQVSGIIEHRDCSEEQRRNTLTNAGIYCFNWRQLARVLPQLSTDNDQGELYLTDTVAMLAKAMHVEVADPDEVNGINNRQQLAQCEGLLQERLRQHWMAEGVTFIDPASCTLSEECHFGRDVVIEPQTHLRGRCRIGDNCRLGPGSMLEDAVLGCDVTVLQSVVRGATAGDGVAIGPFAHLRPAAEIGDQCRIGNFVEVKKSVLGSGSKVNHLSYIGDAELGRDVNVGAGTITANYDGVNKHRTVIGDGSKTGANSVIVAPVTIGQAVTIGAGSTITKDVPDGALALGRAKQLIKEHWQGPKPEA